The sequence AAGGGCTACTACAAGCGCACCGACGCGACAGCTGAAGTGTTGCGTGACGGTTGGTTCCGCACCGGTGACCTGGCTCGCAAGGACGAGGACGGCTTCTACTACGTCGTCGACCGCTCCAAGGACATGATCCTGCGCGGAGGCTTCAACGTGTATCCCCGTGAGATCGAGGAAGTCCTCATGGGCCACCCTGATATCAGCCTCGCCACCGTGATCGGCGTCCCGCACGAGAGTCATGGTGAGGAAATCAAGGCATTCGTCATCCTCAACACCGGTGTCGATACGACCAGCGACGACCTGATCGCCTGGGCCAAGGAGCAGATGGCCGCCTACAAGTACCCACGCATCATCGAGATCGCGAACTCACTTCCCATGACCGCGACAGGAAAGATCCTCAAGCGCGAACTGCGGTGACAGCATCGCAGAACGTGGCACGGGCGCCCATCCTGATCGGACGCCCCGGCCACGTTCGTTTACACCTCCGCCGCCAACCCGAACTCGCCCTCAGCGATATGGCCCGGCGCGCCGACCTGCCGGTGCCCACCACCCACCGGCTCGCCGCCGACCTGCTCGACTGGGGCGCCCTCGAACGCGACGCCGCGGCCGCCACCACATCGGGCTCCGCCTGTGGGAGATCGCCTCCCTGCCCCCGCGGGTTGGTACTGCGCGAGCTGGCGCTTCCCGTGATGGAGGATCTCACCCAGATCACCCACGAGAACGTCCAACTCGGCGTCCGGGACGGGACTGTCACTTGCTCCTCTGTCAAGCAGCGGCTGCGGTGACCATCAGTGATAGATCTGCGGCCATCGCTGTGAAGACGACGTCCGAGAGTCTGCGTTTGAGGATGCGGAGTGCTTCCATTCCACCGTCGCCGCTGGCCTTGCGACGTGCCAACAGTGCTCGCGCGTCGGGATGACAGCGGGCCTGAGTGAGTGCGATGCGATGGATTGCGGCATTGAGCTGACGGTTCCCGGTGCGCGAGAGTCGATGTCGAGCGCGGTTCGACGACCATACTGGAAGCGGCGCGGTGCCGTTGTGCCGTGCGAACGCATCCTTGGAGTGCATTCTATCGACACGAGCAGTCTCACCGACCCCTTCGCTGCGATGAGCGGTCCGCACCCAGGAATCGCGAACAAGGAAGGGGCCAGCACAGCGGTCCGGTGGGACGACCACATCCGCGGCGCGATCGGGGCAAGATGCAGAGCGATCCTCACCTGCTTGCCCTGACGATGCTTCTGCAGGCGTATCAACGGCTCGGGTACTTCCCGAAGCTCGGTGATGTCCCGGCCATGGTCGTCGACACCGGGCGCGGCGTGCTTGACCTGCCGGACGGGCTGGCCGCGCAGTTCTGCGAGCAGGCCGGTATCCCGGCCGAGGCCCCGGCGCTGGTCGGGTTCTACCGCCGCCGGCTGGCCGGCACCGCGGCCGCGGTCGCGGTCGCGGTCGACGCGGGCTACCCGGCCAAGACCGATCTGGTCCTCGAGGACGGCAAGCCAACGCTCGAGCGCCGCAGGGGAGCCGACCGCCGCCCGTCCGCGCTGGCCCTGGAGTGCGCCGACGTGCACTGACTCTCGGTAGTCGCGCCGGAAACGGCGGTGGTCGATTCGCTCATAATTGCCAGGTCCCTTCGAATGTGGGTTCGGTCTTGTCGAGAAACGCCCGCGATGCCAAGGGCTCGTCGGTCGCGAAGTTGATCAGCTGGGCACGGGACTCACCTTCCAAGGCCTCACGGAATGTCGAGCTGCTCGCTTGGTTGATCATCACCTTGGACTGTGCAAGCGCGATGGGAGGACCGCTGGCCAGCCGAGTAGCCAGGTCCAGGACGAAGTGGTCGAGCTCGTCCGGTGCCTTCACCCAGGTCGCAATTCCGATCCGCAGTGCCTCGTGGGCATCGATGATCTCGCCGAGGAAGGCCAGTCGCTTCGCCTGCTGAAGCCCTACGACGCGAGGCAGGAGCCACGAGCCGCCGAAATCGACTGACATTCCGCGTCTGGGGAAGATCTCGGAGAAGCGTGCCGTGGTGGAGGCGACAACCAGATCGCATCCGAGCGCGAGATTGCAACCGGCTCCCACCGCGACTCCTTCGACTCTGGCCACAGTCGGTTGCGGCAAGTGATGCAACGCCTCGGCGATGTCACCCATCCAGCGCATCCGGTTCAGAGGGTGTCGCGGCTCCTTCTCACCTGCAAGGTCGGCGCCGGAACAGAAGTCCCCTCCGGCCCCTGTCAGGACGACAGCACGGACGGTCTCGTCGGCTCCTGCGTTTCGGAGCTCTTCCCGAAGTCGGGTGAAAGCGGCCTCGTCGAGAGCATTCTTGCGATGGGGCCGATTGATCGTCAGTGTGAGTATCGCGCCGCTTCGCGTGACGAGTACGGAATTCGTTGCGGGTGTCCGCGAATCAGCGGCGCTGTCACGTGTAGAACTCACAGGGTTGCGATCCTTGTTCTCCGCGATCGGTGGCGATCGCTCACCGACCCGCCGCTGCGAACGCCTTCCTCGCGGCCGACGCGATCAGCGACCGACATACCGCGGCTCGCGCTTCTCGAGGAATGAGTGAACACCTTCACGTGATCTTCGGTGGTGAACAACGACGCCTGAGTGGGGGTTACCCAGCTTCCGAGTTCATGCCAGTCCGGATCCAGTGCAAGGCGGAGGCCGCGTTTGGTCGCGGCTACAGCCAGCGGGGGGTTCGCCGCGATCTTCTCCGCCAGTTCGAGTGCGACCGGCATCACCGCGTCGATCATCCCGCCAGTGAAAAGTAACTCTGCTGCCAGCTCGCGTCCGACGACCTGCGTAAGGCGGCCAAGGCCCGCGACGTCACTGCACAGTCCCCGATCGAGAGGACCGACAAGGCCTGGGGCACAGCGCCGTACCGCGGGATCCTCAATCACGAGGCAGCGACGTCGTACGGAATGGGTCGGTTCTCCTTGGCCCAGAGCTTCTCCATGTCCGACTCCGGCGGTGGCGGCACGAGACCCTGCGTGCGCCAGAGGTCCATGGGGGTCTCGTCGATGTGGATCTCCCAGTCGTAGCCGCGCTCCTTGATGAAGGGCGCGAGCTTCTCCTCGGCCACTGTCATCATCAGTGCGCGAACCTCTGCGGTCTCCATCTGCCGGGCGATGTGATCGAGTCGGATCCGGACGAAGTTGTTGTTCGCCTTTCCCCCGACATACATCGTCTCCTTCGGCATGTCCTTGAACAGGACGACCACGTAGAACGGTGGCAGGTTGACGTAGTCCACGTAGATCGACGTGATCGCCTCGGACAGCTGCTCCTTGTCCTCGGGGGTGAAGGCGTTCTCGGGGGTGAAGATCTCCCAGTACGGCATGGCGGTTCCTCCTCATTGGATTGGTGCGGCGGGACTTGTGCCGCGATAGCGATTGCTTCTGTCGGGCGGTCCGAATGGGCTCATCAAACTGAGATCTGATGTTGCCCGCACGAAGGTTCTTGATGGACCCGTAGTCGCGGACGGGTCCTACGCCAGGGCGCGCACAAAGTGTTCGCACGCAGCCTTTGACGACGCTTCGAACGCGGCACCCGTGTAGACGTCGAAGTGGCCACAAGGCAGCACGACCAACTGCTTGGGCTGCAGGGCCCGTTCGTAGGCCTCGAAGGCAAGTTCTGCGTACGCACTGATGTCTTGGTCAGCCACGATCATCAGTAGTGGGGTCGGTGAGATCCGGTGGATTCCATCGCCGGGCTCGAACTCGACGATCCGCTCGAGGGAACCGAGGGTCACCTCATTGCGCCAGGACGGAGCCCTGTCCTGCGCGGTTTTGGTGAAGAACTCCCAGGATTCGACGCTGGACATCAGCGCGGGAGCCAGCGGATCGGCGTCCACGGCCGGCATCAGCGTGGGCTCCCCGCCGTGGTAGAGGTTGCGTCGTTCGTCGTCCAGCTGGGCGCGCACCGTTGGCAGGAAGTCCGGACGAACGAGCCGCGTCATCTGGCCGGACCCGCTGATGAAGGGGACCTGAGCGACAACGGCTCGCACCCGACGATCGACCGCGGCCACGCTCAGCACGAGGCCGCCGCCATGGCTGGATCCCCAGATGCCGACACGGCCGGGGTCGACGTCCTCGCGGCCAGTCGCATACGTGATGGCGTGCCGAAGGTCGCGGGCCTGGGTCATCGAATCGATGTGCTGGCGCGGAGCGCCGTCGCTCGCGCCGAAGTTTCGGTGGTCGTACACCAGAACGTTCAGTCCCGCTTGGGAAAAGGACTCGGCGTAGTCATCGAGATACATTTCCTTGACGGCGGACAGTCCATGGACCATCACCACCACTGGGCACTTGGACTGGGCCCCTTCCGCGGGAAAGAACCACCCGCGCAAGGTGACATTGTCCGCTGAGAATTCAATATCCTCACGTGGCATTAGAGATCCTTCCGACATTTGTACGCTTGTTGAAGAAGTTAGTGATGTGGAACACACCGTTGAAGGGATGCTTGCGCCTAATCTGAGTACACGTCCGCCACGTGCGGTTTGCCGTTACCCCGGCCGCGAAATCCCATCGATATCCGCTTCGGGACTGGGGTCGGCCGTCGAGACGAACCCGGTTCGGCCCGGCCTGTTCCACGGCGCGACGTACGACTCGACCGTGGTGCCGTTGCGCGGTGAGCGAGTCGCACAATGTCTCGCGGCCACCACGCGGTATCGAGTGGCGGTGCTCGAGCCGAACGCCTAGAACTGCACCCATCGCCGCGATGGGCCGGGACAGGAGGGCCCCGCGTCGAGGCTCGAGGCTCCGCTGTTTCTGCGAGTCCCGGGCTGCGGCGTCGTTCGCTGGGCGTGGGGTCCAGCCCGGGAAGTTACGGCCGGATGTCCGTCGCGGTCGAACCTGCGTCTCGAAGCTGGATCGCGTTCATGGCCGAGAACTGCAGGGTCCAGAGGTTTCCATGCCCCGGATACTTCGCCGACATGATGCGGACCAGGTCCTCCGCATCGTCCGCAACCTCGTAGGCAGCGGCGAAGTCCTGGATGTAGGACCGTGTTTCGGCGATCATGGAATCGACGGCGTGGTCGTCGCCGTCGGGCCTGCGGTGGCCGGCGACGATCACCTTGGGGGCCAGCTTCTCCACCAGGTCCACGGTCTCGAGCCAGTCTTGCCATTCCTCGGGCGTCGACAGACCGAGCATCGGGTGGATCTCGTTGTAGATGGAGTCACCGGCAACGACGACATCGATCTCCGGAATGTGCACAATTGTCGTGGGATGGATGTCGGCCTGCTTCACCTCGACGATGTTGAGAGGCGAGCCGTCGACGTAGAGCGTGTTGTCGTCGATCGGGTCGGGGAGCGCATCACTGACGACGCAGGCGTCACCGAACAGCATCGCCCACTGCTGTTGCTGCAGTTCCATGGATTCCTTCATGGCCTCGACCACGTGGGGCAGCGCAACGCACTTCGCGTCCGGGAACCGCTCCATCAGGGGACCGATGCCCAGGTAATGATCGGCATGGGCGTGCGTCACGTAGATCGTCGTGAGTTGCTTCCCGGTGCGCTCGATCAGGTCGCCCAGGTCCCGGACGTCATCCTCGAGGTATTGGGCGTCGATGAGCACAGCTTCGGTCGGACCGCTGATGAGGGTCGCGGTGGTGGGCGAGAAGGTCCCGC comes from Rhodococcus oxybenzonivorans and encodes:
- a CDS encoding helix-turn-helix domain-containing protein, yielding MTASQNVARAPILIGRPGHVRLHLRRQPELALSDMARRADLPVPTTHRLAADLLDWGALERDAAAATTSGSACGRSPPCPRGLVLRELALPVMEDLTQITHENVQLGVRDGTVTCSSVKQRLR
- a CDS encoding transposase yields the protein MHSKDAFARHNGTAPLPVWSSNRARHRLSRTGNRQLNAAIHRIALTQARCHPDARALLARRKASGDGGMEALRILKRRLSDVVFTAMAADLSLMVTAAAA
- a CDS encoding enoyl-CoA hydratase/isomerase family protein, which produces MSSTRDSAADSRTPATNSVLVTRSGAILTLTINRPHRKNALDEAAFTRLREELRNAGADETVRAVVLTGAGGDFCSGADLAGEKEPRHPLNRMRWMGDIAEALHHLPQPTVARVEGVAVGAGCNLALGCDLVVASTTARFSEIFPRRGMSVDFGGSWLLPRVVGLQQAKRLAFLGEIIDAHEALRIGIATWVKAPDELDHFVLDLATRLASGPPIALAQSKVMINQASSSTFREALEGESRAQLINFATDEPLASRAFLDKTEPTFEGTWQL
- a CDS encoding tautomerase family protein, whose translation is MPYWEIFTPENAFTPEDKEQLSEAITSIYVDYVNLPPFYVVVLFKDMPKETMYVGGKANNNFVRIRLDHIARQMETAEVRALMMTVAEEKLAPFIKERGYDWEIHIDETPMDLWRTQGLVPPPPESDMEKLWAKENRPIPYDVAAS
- a CDS encoding alpha/beta hydrolase, with translation MPREDIEFSADNVTLRGWFFPAEGAQSKCPVVVMVHGLSAVKEMYLDDYAESFSQAGLNVLVYDHRNFGASDGAPRQHIDSMTQARDLRHAITYATGREDVDPGRVGIWGSSHGGGLVLSVAAVDRRVRAVVAQVPFISGSGQMTRLVRPDFLPTVRAQLDDERRNLYHGGEPTLMPAVDADPLAPALMSSVESWEFFTKTAQDRAPSWRNEVTLGSLERIVEFEPGDGIHRISPTPLLMIVADQDISAYAELAFEAYERALQPKQLVVLPCGHFDVYTGAAFEASSKAACEHFVRALA
- a CDS encoding MBL fold metallo-hydrolase; translation: MNTDTRPPAAAAPPIRATVYVGRWPEIPAGDWPDVPSGTFSPTTATLISGPTEAVLIDAQYLEDDVRDLGDLIERTGKQLTTIYVTHAHADHYLGIGPLMERFPDAKCVALPHVVEAMKESMELQQQQWAMLFGDACVVSDALPDPIDDNTLYVDGSPLNIVEVKQADIHPTTIVHIPEIDVVVAGDSIYNEIHPMLGLSTPEEWQDWLETVDLVEKLAPKVIVAGHRRPDGDDHAVDSMIAETRSYIQDFAAAYEVADDAEDLVRIMSAKYPGHGNLWTLQFSAMNAIQLRDAGSTATDIRP